Proteins encoded in a region of the Halarcobacter mediterraneus genome:
- a CDS encoding GGDEF domain-containing protein codes for MKTKNKIILLVISIISFTFFLITIDMIYNFRSYGIKSIDDKAKAIAKTVEHSLTSQMVSGVIDDRELFLGQLEDIPNIDKIWLSRGQKVIDMYGKGLNNETARDEVDRQVLETGETKKVVNDHIFSQSTYRITIPYNATSKGKIDCMSCHTNAQEGDTLGAISIQMSIDDSKQIGIKTITDTLLIALVLMIVIIFLLNFLISPFLSLFDSIKKVMNKAQQGDYSYRIKNPSGKEAKDVALWINGLLEKLEITLEAIDSKISIFLSENHKITDKDHLINVKNTVDRLSDVYKFRKTIEYDETIDDVYNRLAEVLKIKLGITKFNFFEISTISNECKLVHNEAKIICKIFEEGCRADRTNTIIDSTQFKDICPSCKACDKQNYFCVPYAISNELDLIISIYTDTVTQTVKVREMIPYIQDYVDAAKTVIVSKKLMNILEHNAQTDALTGLKNRKYLEDITPKVTSQTKRSGITYGVLLLDIDFFKMVNDTYGHDVGDNAIKIVSQTLNENIRESDIAVRYGGEEFVVLLYNCDEQGAIDVAQKIRTNFSKKNIPTGGTNFIQKTMSIGVSIFPNDTLELEESIKFADLALYEAKNSGRNKVVRFDKTLVN; via the coding sequence ATGAAAACTAAAAATAAAATTATTTTACTTGTGATTTCAATAATTTCATTTACCTTTTTTCTAATTACAATAGATATGATCTATAATTTTAGAAGTTATGGTATTAAATCAATAGATGACAAAGCAAAAGCAATTGCCAAAACAGTTGAACACTCATTAACTTCTCAAATGGTAAGTGGAGTAATAGATGATAGAGAACTCTTCTTAGGGCAATTAGAGGATATTCCAAATATTGATAAAATATGGTTAAGCCGTGGACAAAAAGTAATTGATATGTATGGAAAAGGATTAAACAATGAAACAGCAAGAGATGAAGTTGATAGACAAGTTTTAGAAACAGGAGAAACTAAAAAAGTTGTTAATGACCATATTTTTTCTCAGAGTACTTATAGAATAACTATTCCATATAATGCAACAAGCAAAGGGAAAATAGACTGTATGAGTTGTCATACAAATGCCCAAGAAGGAGATACTCTTGGAGCAATTTCAATACAAATGTCAATAGATGATTCAAAACAAATAGGAATAAAAACAATTACAGATACACTGTTAATAGCTTTAGTCTTAATGATAGTAATTATATTTCTATTAAATTTTTTAATTTCTCCATTTTTATCATTATTTGATTCTATTAAAAAAGTAATGAATAAAGCTCAACAAGGGGATTACTCTTATAGAATAAAAAATCCTAGTGGAAAAGAAGCAAAAGATGTTGCCCTTTGGATAAATGGCTTACTTGAAAAACTTGAGATTACCCTTGAAGCAATTGATTCTAAAATCTCAATCTTTCTTTCTGAAAATCATAAAATTACTGATAAAGATCATTTAATTAATGTAAAAAATACTGTAGATAGATTATCAGATGTCTATAAATTTAGAAAAACAATAGAATATGATGAAACGATTGATGATGTATATAATAGACTTGCTGAAGTATTAAAAATAAAGCTAGGTATTACAAAATTTAATTTCTTTGAAATAAGTACAATTTCAAATGAATGTAAACTTGTTCATAATGAAGCAAAAATTATTTGTAAAATATTTGAAGAAGGATGTAGAGCAGATAGAACAAATACAATTATTGATTCTACTCAATTTAAAGATATATGCCCTTCATGCAAAGCCTGTGATAAACAGAATTATTTTTGTGTTCCTTATGCGATATCAAATGAATTAGACTTAATTATTTCTATCTATACAGATACTGTTACACAAACAGTTAAAGTTAGAGAAATGATTCCTTATATTCAAGATTATGTAGATGCAGCAAAAACCGTAATAGTTAGTAAAAAACTAATGAATATACTTGAACACAATGCCCAGACTGATGCCTTAACAGGATTAAAAAATAGAAAATATCTTGAAGACATTACACCAAAAGTTACTTCCCAAACCAAAAGATCAGGAATTACTTATGGAGTACTTTTATTAGATATTGATTTCTTTAAAATGGTAAATGATACTTATGGCCATGATGTAGGAGATAATGCTATTAAAATAGTTTCACAAACTTTAAATGAAAATATTAGAGAATCAGATATTGCTGTTAGATATGGAGGAGAAGAGTTTGTAGTTTTACTCTACAATTGTGATGAACAAGGAGCAATAGATGTTGCCCAAAAAATCAGAACAAATTTTTCTAAAAAAAATATTCCAACAGGTGGTACAAACTTTATTCAAAAAACTATGAGTATCGGAGTTTCTATCTTTCCTAATGACACTTTGGAACTTGAAGAAAGTATTAAATTTGCAGACTTAGCTTTATATGAAGCTAAAAACTCAGGAAGAAATAAAGTAGTTAGGTTTGATAAAACATTAGTTAATTAA
- the argB gene encoding acetylglutamate kinase, whose amino-acid sequence MQKKQHKVQTLLDAIPHIKKFYGKTIVIKYGGSAQTSPELKDKFAEDIVLLSLVGIKPVIVHGGGARISELLEKLQIHSEFIDGHRVTSEETMRVVEMVLSGEINKNITSLLNHHGAKAIGISGKDSAIIKAKPKDDGKFGYTGVITEVNGSMINNLIKEGFIPVIAPIADSAKPNHPGFNINADVAASKIAQAIGAQKVLFLTDTIGVLDKEKNLLNSLDKEDVEKYKENETIAGGMIPKVDSCIDAIYNGVNKAHIIDGRVEHSILLELFTSDGIGTQFLRKDNPNNGIDMEKLLNEK is encoded by the coding sequence ATGCAGAAAAAACAACACAAAGTTCAAACACTCCTTGATGCAATTCCTCATATTAAAAAATTTTATGGAAAAACTATTGTTATAAAATATGGTGGTTCTGCACAAACAAGCCCTGAACTAAAAGATAAATTTGCAGAAGATATTGTTTTATTATCTTTAGTAGGAATAAAACCTGTAATTGTTCATGGTGGTGGAGCTAGAATTTCAGAACTATTAGAAAAATTACAAATTCACTCAGAATTTATAGATGGACATAGAGTTACATCTGAAGAAACAATGAGAGTAGTGGAAATGGTTCTAAGTGGAGAGATTAATAAGAATATCACTTCTTTATTAAATCACCATGGAGCTAAAGCAATTGGAATTTCAGGTAAAGACTCAGCTATTATAAAAGCAAAACCAAAAGATGATGGAAAATTTGGTTACACAGGTGTAATAACAGAAGTAAATGGTTCAATGATAAACAACCTAATAAAAGAAGGATTTATTCCAGTTATTGCACCAATTGCAGATAGTGCAAAACCTAATCATCCAGGATTTAATATAAATGCAGACGTTGCAGCTAGCAAAATTGCTCAAGCAATCGGAGCTCAAAAAGTTTTATTCCTAACAGATACAATTGGAGTACTTGACAAAGAAAAAAATCTTCTAAACTCTTTAGATAAAGAAGATGTAGAAAAATATAAAGAAAACGAAACTATTGCAGGAGGAATGATACCAAAAGTTGATTCTTGCATAGATGCAATTTATAATGGAGTTAATAAAGCACATATCATTGATGGAAGAGTTGAACACTCTATTTTATTAGAACTTTTTACAAGTGATGGAATTGGCACTCAATTTTTAAGAAAAGATAATCCAAACAATGGTATTGATATGGAAAAATTATTAAATGAAAAATAA
- the thrC gene encoding threonine synthase, with the protein MNFIETRGNNGIKPKEVSFSHAILNPSASFGGLYVPKYLPELEENFIENHLNCSYKQLAYDILKAFEIDIDDKEIHKALDLYDNFDDKDNPCPVVKVKDDLFVHEQYHGPTRAFKDMALQPFGSILSSLAKQRNEKYLILAATSGDTGPAALNTFKNKENIKIACMYPDGGTSDVQRLQMVCEDGNNQKIIGIKGNFDDAQTALKNLLASDSFKEELEKDGIKLSAANSVNFGRIIFQIIYHFWSYIQLIKQNEITYSEKIYLSVPSGNFGNVLGAFYAKKMGLPIEKMLVASNENNILTEWINTGIYDIREKKLILTKSPAMDILKSSNIERIMFSLFGSARTKELFEELNENNIFELTEEETKLLQEEFSAINSDDKYGTKTIKSYLDNGYLMDPHTATCIKAYENLKEKDLKTVIYSTAEWTKFSPTVLNALNENEKKYSDKEALEEISSKYNANLPHSIASLFNSKINHNIVIEKDKIEEEIIKFIKE; encoded by the coding sequence ATGAATTTTATAGAAACAAGAGGAAATAACGGCATAAAACCTAAAGAAGTTAGTTTTTCTCACGCAATTTTAAACCCAAGTGCTTCATTTGGAGGTTTATATGTTCCAAAATATTTACCTGAACTTGAAGAAAACTTCATAGAAAATCATTTAAATTGTTCATATAAACAATTAGCTTATGACATTTTAAAAGCCTTTGAAATAGATATTGATGATAAAGAAATACATAAAGCTTTAGACCTTTATGATAACTTTGATGATAAAGACAATCCTTGTCCAGTAGTGAAAGTAAAAGATGATTTATTTGTCCATGAACAATATCATGGACCTACGAGAGCTTTTAAAGATATGGCTTTACAACCATTTGGTTCAATACTTTCATCCCTTGCAAAGCAAAGAAATGAAAAATATCTTATCTTAGCAGCAACATCAGGAGATACTGGACCAGCAGCATTAAATACTTTTAAAAATAAAGAAAATATAAAAATTGCTTGTATGTACCCTGATGGAGGAACATCTGATGTTCAAAGACTTCAAATGGTATGTGAAGATGGTAATAATCAAAAAATAATCGGAATAAAAGGAAATTTTGATGATGCACAAACAGCATTAAAAAATCTTTTAGCTTCAGATTCTTTTAAAGAAGAATTAGAAAAAGATGGTATTAAACTTAGTGCCGCAAACTCAGTAAATTTTGGAAGAATTATTTTCCAAATAATCTATCATTTCTGGTCATATATTCAATTAATAAAACAAAATGAAATCACTTATTCAGAAAAAATCTATTTAAGTGTTCCAAGTGGGAACTTTGGTAATGTTTTAGGTGCTTTTTATGCAAAAAAAATGGGATTACCAATTGAAAAGATGTTAGTTGCTTCTAATGAAAATAATATTCTTACAGAGTGGATAAATACTGGTATTTATGATATTAGAGAAAAGAAATTAATACTTACAAAGTCACCAGCAATGGATATTTTGAAATCATCTAATATTGAAAGAATAATGTTCTCTTTATTTGGTTCGGCAAGAACAAAAGAGCTATTTGAAGAATTAAATGAAAATAATATTTTTGAATTAACAGAAGAAGAAACAAAACTTTTACAAGAAGAGTTTTCTGCAATTAATTCAGATGATAAATATGGAACAAAAACAATTAAAAGTTATTTAGACAATGGTTATTTAATGGACCCACATACTGCGACTTGTATAAAAGCTTATGAAAATTTAAAAGAAAAAGATTTAAAAACAGTTATTTATTCAACAGCTGAATGGACAAAATTTTCTCCTACTGTTTTAAATGCATTAAATGAAAATGAAAAAAAATATTCAGACAAAGAAGCTTTAGAAGAAATTTCTTCAAAATACAATGCTAATCTTCCTCACTCAATTGCTTCACTTTTTAACTCAAAAATCAACCATAATATAGTAATCGAAAAAGATAAAATAGAAGAAGAAATTATCAAATTTATCAAGGAATAA
- the petA gene encoding ubiquinol-cytochrome c reductase iron-sulfur subunit yields the protein MSNETNRRDFLGYTFAAVAAVGGAASLVGMKQVWDPLPSVLAGGFTTVELSGLKAGEPQTFMWRGKPIFVLKKTTDMEDNSRDLLIGDDRFTVAIGLCTHLGCIPAWKKNMWKCACHGGEFNPSAEQVFGPPPRPLDLPPFSVKGTSIVLGEEGPEYKKIAAAMMA from the coding sequence ATGTCTAACGAAACAAATAGACGGGATTTTCTAGGTTACACATTTGCAGCTGTTGCAGCTGTTGGTGGAGCAGCTTCACTTGTTGGTATGAAACAAGTGTGGGATCCATTACCAAGTGTATTAGCTGGTGGATTTACAACAGTAGAACTTAGTGGACTAAAAGCGGGAGAGCCTCAAACATTTATGTGGAGAGGTAAACCAATTTTTGTACTTAAGAAAACTACTGATATGGAAGATAATAGTAGAGACTTATTAATTGGTGATGATAGATTCACTGTTGCAATTGGTCTTTGTACTCACTTAGGATGTATTCCTGCATGGAAGAAAAATATGTGGAAATGTGCATGTCACGGTGGAGAGTTCAACCCTAGTGCTGAACAAGTTTTTGGACCTCCTCCTAGACCTCTTGATTTACCTCCATTTAGTGTAAAAGGAACTTCTATCGTTTTAGGAGAAGAAGGACCTGAATACAAAAAAATCGCTGCTGCGATGATGGCATAA
- a CDS encoding cytochrome b, which yields MAKFEKANSVGEWLDQRLNTTALTKVLMTEYWIPKDINFLWAMGVLLAVTFKILVISGLFLMMYYKPDVNLAFDSVNYTIMQEVAYGWLFRHMHGVAASVVFLIIYIHMFTGIYYGSYKQGREMIWISGMLLFMTFSAAGFSGYMLPWGQMSYWAAMVITNLFGGVPVIGDALVVWIRGDFNVADATLTRFFMLHVFLLPIVIMGIIGLHFYTLRIPHVNNQKGEEIDYDAEAEKYLTGNKKEAKVIPFWPVFISKDFAILGIFLIFYFYLVFFHYNFAMDPVNFDPADNMVTPAHIYPEWYFLWSYEVLRGFFFDVGPVKAFDIGLAAFGFANVIFLLLPWLDRDTKILPAHKRPMFFIWFWVLMADLIVLTIWGKLPPTGTNAWIGFAAAMLFIILFLVLPIVTKIDAKKRGE from the coding sequence ATGGCAAAATTTGAAAAAGCTAATTCTGTAGGTGAATGGTTAGATCAAAGACTTAACACTACAGCTTTAACAAAAGTTTTAATGACTGAATATTGGATTCCAAAAGATATTAACTTCTTATGGGCTATGGGTGTTCTTTTAGCAGTAACGTTCAAAATCTTAGTAATTTCTGGTTTATTCTTAATGATGTACTACAAACCAGATGTAAATTTAGCATTTGATTCTGTAAACTATACAATTATGCAAGAAGTTGCATATGGTTGGTTATTTAGACACATGCATGGTGTTGCAGCCTCTGTAGTATTCTTAATTATTTATATTCACATGTTTACAGGAATTTATTATGGTTCTTATAAACAAGGTAGAGAAATGATTTGGATTTCTGGTATGTTATTATTTATGACATTCTCAGCAGCTGGTTTCTCTGGTTATATGCTACCATGGGGACAAATGTCATATTGGGCAGCAATGGTTATTACAAACTTATTTGGTGGTGTTCCAGTTATTGGTGATGCATTAGTTGTGTGGATTAGAGGTGACTTTAATGTTGCAGATGCTACATTAACTAGATTCTTTATGTTACACGTATTCTTATTACCAATTGTTATTATGGGTATCATTGGATTACACTTTTATACATTAAGAATTCCTCACGTTAACAATCAAAAAGGTGAAGAAATTGATTATGATGCAGAAGCAGAAAAATATTTAACTGGAAATAAAAAAGAAGCTAAAGTTATTCCTTTCTGGCCAGTATTTATTTCAAAAGATTTTGCAATTTTAGGTATTTTCTTAATTTTCTATTTCTATTTAGTATTCTTCCATTATAACTTTGCAATGGATCCAGTAAACTTTGATCCAGCAGACAATATGGTTACACCTGCACATATTTATCCAGAATGGTATTTCTTATGGTCATATGAAGTATTAAGAGGTTTCTTCTTTGATGTTGGTCCTGTTAAGGCATTTGATATTGGGTTAGCAGCATTTGGATTTGCAAACGTAATTTTCTTATTATTACCATGGTTAGATAGAGATACAAAAATTTTACCAGCACATAAAAGACCTATGTTCTTTATTTGGTTCTGGGTATTAATGGCTGACTTGATTGTATTAACAATTTGGGGTAAACTACCTCCAACAGGTACTAATGCGTGGATTGGATTTGCAGCAGCAATGCTATTTATTATCTTATTCTTAGTACTTCCAATTGTTACAAAAATTGATGCAAAAAAGAGAGGTGAGTAA
- a CDS encoding c-type cytochrome, translated as MRELKILAVVVVLTLVTYWGVEPFAHSQMHPHVEPANYNFAEADKETTKEAVTVAKEALEEAQKENNEKDIHLAQVEYDNAVAFEKTMTDFWTANEEVTSLTGNAENGAVLVQSNCTACHSIEKQGFPQLMDNASAAAAYGVVPPDLSTAGKIYTKDYLVAFIKDPALASKVSHKFVDGKIHPMPGYGWMQPQEIADMVAYLQSISPKEMTNKEVFTDACQRCHGIKYGDMQGGTMAAKTPNENIKAYMGKLPPDLSQYIRSRGESYLHTFVNDPQKHLEGTAMPRVGLTNDAEVQVVKYMQEVGDSKKEQREALGPKFLIYLVIFAIFAWLWKASKWRDVH; from the coding sequence ATGAGAGAATTAAAAATATTAGCAGTAGTAGTAGTTTTAACACTTGTTACATACTGGGGAGTTGAACCTTTTGCTCACTCTCAAATGCATCCACATGTAGAACCAGCAAATTATAATTTTGCTGAAGCAGATAAAGAAACAACAAAAGAAGCAGTAACTGTTGCTAAAGAAGCTTTAGAAGAAGCACAAAAAGAAAATAACGAAAAAGATATTCATCTTGCACAAGTAGAGTATGATAATGCAGTGGCATTTGAAAAAACAATGACTGATTTTTGGACTGCAAATGAAGAAGTTACTTCATTAACTGGAAATGCTGAAAATGGTGCTGTTTTAGTACAATCAAATTGTACAGCGTGTCACTCTATTGAAAAGCAAGGTTTCCCTCAATTAATGGATAATGCAAGTGCAGCAGCAGCTTATGGTGTAGTTCCTCCAGATTTAAGTACCGCAGGAAAGATTTATACAAAAGACTATCTAGTTGCATTTATTAAAGACCCTGCTTTAGCATCAAAAGTATCTCATAAATTTGTTGATGGTAAAATTCATCCAATGCCAGGTTATGGTTGGATGCAACCACAAGAAATTGCAGATATGGTAGCTTACTTACAATCAATTTCTCCAAAAGAAATGACAAATAAGGAAGTATTTACTGATGCTTGTCAAAGATGTCATGGTATTAAATATGGAGATATGCAAGGTGGTACAATGGCTGCTAAAACTCCAAATGAAAATATCAAAGCATACATGGGGAAACTTCCTCCAGATTTATCACAATATATTAGATCAAGAGGAGAATCATACTTACATACATTTGTTAATGACCCTCAAAAACACTTAGAAGGTACTGCTATGCCTAGAGTTGGTTTAACTAATGATGCAGAAGTTCAAGTTGTAAAATATATGCAAGAAGTTGGTGATTCTAAAAAAGAGCAAAGAGAAGCTTTAGGTCCTAAGTTCTTAATTTATCTAGTAATTTTTGCAATTTTCGCTTGGCTATGGAAAGCAAGTAAATGGAGAGATGTTCATTAA
- a CDS encoding 16S rRNA (uracil(1498)-N(3))-methyltransferase yields MQFTYHKEASQEILTVDNETYKYLFKARRQKINDEIYFRNLNDKNIYLYRVIDITKKDAKLQLLSFEEKIIENDKKIHLGWCLIDPKIVEKYIASLNELGVDKITFIYCEYSQNNFKINMDKLEKILINSSSQCGRSSIIKLESSNGIEDFLKQNDNVYFLDFSSKSIDSKKDEIKTLVLGCEGGFSKKERDYFEENKIVGFDSKLILRSETAAISAVSKIIV; encoded by the coding sequence ATGCAATTTACTTATCATAAGGAAGCTTCGCAAGAAATTTTAACTGTTGATAATGAAACTTACAAATATCTATTTAAAGCTAGACGACAAAAAATTAATGATGAAATTTATTTTAGAAACTTGAATGATAAAAATATTTATTTATATAGGGTAATTGATATTACAAAAAAAGATGCTAAATTACAATTATTGTCTTTTGAAGAAAAGATAATTGAAAATGATAAAAAAATACATTTAGGGTGGTGTTTAATTGATCCGAAAATAGTAGAAAAATATATAGCTTCTTTAAATGAATTGGGTGTAGATAAAATCACTTTTATTTATTGTGAATATTCTCAAAACAATTTTAAAATAAATATGGATAAATTAGAAAAAATATTGATTAATTCTTCTTCTCAATGTGGAAGATCTTCTATTATTAAATTAGAAAGCTCAAATGGTATAGAAGATTTTTTAAAGCAAAATGATAATGTATACTTTTTGGACTTCTCTTCTAAAAGTATTGATTCAAAAAAAGATGAAATTAAAACTTTAGTTTTAGGTTGTGAAGGTGGTTTTTCTAAAAAAGAAAGGGATTATTTTGAAGAAAATAAAATAGTAGGATTTGATTCTAAATTGATATTAAGAAGCGAAACAGCTGCTATAAGTGCAGTTTCTAAAATTATTGTATAA
- a CDS encoding molybdopterin molybdotransferase MoeA: protein MALNVKEVLTILTNLEIKHKYEIFPIEESINRICAENILSTIALPKFNNSAMDGYALRYEDINSELSICETIFAGDNKNVKLKDNECTKIMTGAKIPENATLIVPKEECIIKDEKIIISNKNLKKYSHIRFIGEDIGLNQVLIEEGTLLNSSHITLLSSQGISHIKLYKKPKIVVFASGEELKLHYEKIEDYQIYNSNTPTLIAKCKELDCEVHFIGQAKDSVKSLQNLINNSLDSDLIITSGGVSVGDADFTNEAFKGLGFKEIFKGIEIKPGKPTIFGKIEKTFILNLPGNPLASSLIFELFGKTLIQKLLGEKSIYQNYINAKIGIDLKIKKGRITIIPGLFDGEYFYPEEKRLPGMVSTLSKCNAMIVVDKDLSKLEKNSKIKILPLNWKFFSKEYKDFITYE from the coding sequence ATGGCCTTAAATGTAAAAGAAGTATTAACTATACTAACAAATTTAGAAATCAAACATAAATATGAAATTTTCCCCATAGAAGAAAGTATTAATAGAATTTGTGCTGAAAATATACTTAGCACAATTGCTCTTCCTAAATTCAATAACTCTGCAATGGATGGATATGCTTTAAGATATGAAGATATTAATTCAGAACTATCTATTTGTGAAACAATTTTTGCAGGAGATAATAAAAATGTCAAATTAAAAGATAATGAGTGTACTAAAATTATGACAGGGGCAAAAATTCCTGAAAATGCTACATTAATTGTTCCAAAAGAAGAATGTATTATAAAAGATGAAAAGATTATTATAAGTAATAAAAATCTTAAAAAATATTCACATATTAGATTCATTGGAGAAGATATAGGTTTAAATCAAGTACTCATTGAAGAAGGCACTTTATTAAATTCTTCTCATATAACTTTATTAAGCTCTCAAGGTATTTCTCATATAAAACTTTATAAAAAACCAAAGATTGTTGTTTTCGCAAGTGGAGAAGAACTTAAACTACACTATGAAAAGATTGAAGACTACCAAATTTATAATTCAAATACCCCTACTTTAATAGCAAAATGTAAAGAATTAGATTGTGAAGTTCATTTTATAGGACAAGCTAAAGATTCAGTTAAATCCTTACAAAACTTAATCAATAACTCTTTAGACTCAGATTTAATTATTACTTCAGGTGGAGTTTCTGTAGGAGATGCAGACTTTACTAATGAAGCTTTTAAAGGATTAGGATTTAAAGAGATCTTTAAAGGTATTGAAATAAAACCAGGAAAACCAACAATATTTGGAAAAATAGAAAAAACTTTTATCTTAAATTTACCAGGAAACCCTTTAGCCTCAAGTCTAATTTTTGAATTATTTGGAAAAACTTTAATTCAAAAACTTTTAGGAGAAAAATCAATTTACCAAAATTATATAAATGCAAAAATAGGAATTGATTTAAAAATAAAAAAAGGAAGAATCACTATAATTCCAGGATTATTTGATGGAGAATATTTTTATCCTGAAGAAAAAAGATTACCAGGAATGGTTAGTACTTTGAGTAAATGCAACGCAATGATTGTTGTAGATAAAGATTTATCAAAACTTGAAAAAAACTCTAAAATAAAGATACTTCCACTTAATTGGAAGTTTTTTTCAAAAGAGTATAAGGATTTTATAACTTATGAATAA
- the queC gene encoding 7-cyano-7-deazaguanine synthase QueC: MNKASKKAVCILSGGMDSTLASYIAKKEGYEIIAVHFNYGQRTEKKELQAFRNICNDLQIKEKYEIDIPFFTQIGASALTDNSIDIPINGIEEGVPITYVPFRNGIFLSIASAIAEKEEANALFIGVVEEDSSGYPDCTDEFISKMTNAINQGTKESTKIEIKTPLVHLMKDEIVKKSLELNVPLEHTWSCYQEEESACGVCDSCRLRLNGFEKANSKDPIKYKE; the protein is encoded by the coding sequence ATGAATAAAGCTTCAAAAAAAGCAGTTTGTATTTTAAGTGGAGGAATGGACTCTACTTTAGCTTCCTATATTGCAAAAAAAGAAGGATATGAAATAATTGCTGTTCATTTTAATTATGGACAAAGAACAGAAAAAAAAGAACTTCAAGCTTTTAGAAATATTTGTAATGATTTACAAATAAAAGAAAAATACGAGATTGATATTCCTTTTTTTACCCAAATAGGAGCTAGTGCTCTTACTGATAATAGTATTGATATTCCAATAAATGGTATAGAAGAAGGTGTTCCTATTACTTATGTACCTTTTAGAAATGGTATTTTTTTATCAATTGCAAGTGCTATTGCAGAAAAAGAAGAAGCAAATGCCTTATTTATAGGGGTAGTAGAAGAAGATAGTTCAGGATATCCAGATTGTACAGATGAATTTATCTCTAAAATGACAAATGCCATTAATCAAGGAACAAAAGAGTCTACAAAAATAGAAATAAAAACACCCCTAGTTCACTTAATGAAAGATGAAATTGTAAAAAAATCTCTTGAGTTAAATGTCCCTTTAGAACATACTTGGTCTTGTTATCAAGAAGAAGAAAGTGCCTGTGGAGTCTGTGATTCTTGTAGACTAAGACTAAATGGATTTGAAAAAGCAAATAGTAAAGATCCAATAAAATATAAGGAATAA
- a CDS encoding 6-carboxytetrahydropterin synthase, translating to MTWKISKSFDFCYGHRVWSQTLNSEYSLDPCLKCRHLHGHQGKIVIFLEASELKDGMVTDFKHLNWFKQFLDDVLDHKFIIDINDPLYPTLLPHIKKEDLIFFEQGYYIPNMDKLKDEPLHIKEMYEGYVIVEFVPTSENLSAWFLEIASKKMQKIGIKVASVQFEETPKSKSHVFA from the coding sequence TTGACATGGAAAATATCTAAATCTTTTGACTTTTGTTATGGACATAGAGTTTGGTCACAAACCTTGAATAGTGAATACTCTTTAGATCCATGTTTAAAATGTAGACACCTTCATGGACACCAAGGGAAAATTGTAATTTTTTTAGAAGCAAGTGAATTAAAAGATGGAATGGTAACAGATTTTAAACACTTAAATTGGTTTAAACAGTTTCTAGATGATGTTTTAGATCATAAATTTATCATTGATATAAATGACCCTTTATACCCTACTTTACTACCCCATATAAAAAAAGAAGACTTAATATTTTTTGAGCAAGGATATTATATTCCTAATATGGACAAATTAAAAGATGAACCACTTCATATAAAAGAGATGTATGAAGGGTATGTAATTGTTGAATTTGTACCTACAAGTGAAAATCTTTCTGCATGGTTCTTAGAAATTGCAAGTAAAAAAATGCAAAAAATAGGAATAAAAGTTGCAAGTGTTCAATTTGAGGAAACTCCAAAAAGTAAAAGTCATGTCTTTGCTTGA